In Vitis vinifera cultivar Pinot Noir 40024 chromosome 4, ASM3070453v1, the genomic window AAATCAACATTAGCCTTAGGGCTTGGGACTGTGAACAgaattgaagatgaaaataaatgtGTAGTTGTTTCtgaaagataaaaatagaagaaatttagaaaggtaaaataaatcaaaataaagggCAACTATGATGATTTTCTTTGAAGTCAAAAGGAGTTCTCTGCATTCAATTGATAACATCAAAAAGGCCTTCTATGAAATTTAATTGAGATCAAGCTTATTGAAAAACTTAAGAGAATCAATTGAATGGAACTCCTAAAATCCTCTGTTCTGAAAGAAATGGTTGTAGATTTGAATATAGATTGTTATGCCTGATGATCAATGAGAAATAGGCTGAAGTGTGCCCAAAGTCACCTTTGATGACCTATAAAGGGTGTCCATGGTGGAATCTGGTGACCTATTTTGGTTTCCGTTTAAAATCCCTGAATAAGAGTTTTTGCATCTAATACCTTCCCATATTAGAAGAGTTCAGAGGAGAGCTCTATGGATTGATTCAATCCCCACTTTCTAATGCTTCCTAATATTTCcaaaattgaaaaggaaaaaatggaaaacaatatGAACTCTAAATGTTCAAATTCTAATAGCATTTCGTTGTGTAACTATGTTCCTTTACACTCATATACATTGACTTTGGATTGAAAACTTCAACCCTTTTGCAGATCCTCTAAAATTCGGATGCCTGTGCAGGATTTGCAGATAGAGAAGGCTGTTGACATTAGTGAGAGATGATGTTGAGGAGAGAGGCTCTTGTTTTGATCAAGTCCCTAAACATGCACTCCAAACCATTGTCAAGGCCTTCAATGCTGACCTCCAATGTCCCCAGTCCTTTATGAGCaatttgcattgtctccaagtCCGCTCTGTCGCTTGAAATTTTGCTTAGTGCAATATCTATATTCTCCAACTCTTCCACATTCTCATGCTTTTCTTCGCAAGAAACCACTCCCTTTTGCATAAATTTTGAAACCAGTGACCATCTACTTGGTTTTGACTTTAACACTGGTGTGGACAAGAACAACACAAGTGACTGGAAGATAGATATGCTCATTGCATTAACATCTCTGAGCACTCTGATCACTGTGGAGAGCTGGTGATTTTGATCTAAGAGTGGAGAGGCCCCAGCTTTGTTATCCATCTTCTTCATTGCTGCTAGCAACTTTTTGGCATCCTTGTTCATCTTCTTTCTTGAACGAATGTAATTGTTGATGCTGCTTTCAATGCACAAATCTCCTTTTCTCCTCCTGAGAGCAGATTGAAGATCTCCAACATTTTCCTTAAATTGTGATATTACATCCCTTGTATTGCAACAAACATCTAAAAGGCTTACAGATTCATCCAACAATTCTTCGACCCATTTCTCATGTTGATGGTGGGAGATGGCTTGTTGGGTGGACTGCAAACTAAGAAGATCATCCAAGCATTTGTACAACTCTTCCATTCCAGAGAGGCCATTGTGTATTGTCCCCAATGTTGATGTGGATGATGCCTCCCATTTTCTGAGCTTGTAAAGCTCCTCTTGGATTTTGAGTGGTAGGATGGGATCTAGAAGGTAAGCTAATTGATCTGACATGGCATGGGTTAGCCATTGTTCCTGTTCTTTCACAGAAAGCTCAACTTTGAGATGGTTGCTACAATGCCTACAATTCTCTATATATAATCACTcatagaaattaaaacaaagacAAGACGAATACTGTAATGTGAGTGGCATGTGGTGCCAGCATGGGCTCCCCTTCGAATTTGGTTATATTGTCACATATTTGGCCGGCAAAACTCTCATAATTtgccaatttttaaaatgaagagGTATAAGGTGTCCTACCATTTTGGTGCGTCATACAGAAAGCCTAAATAGTTATCTCCCTTTTGCCTCCCTAACTGCCACATTAGCCAGcattttgaattataaaaatcaagTTGCATCCAAAAATGAGGCCTGTCAATATTGTATCTGCTATGGAAGAACCTTGAGTCATTAGAAAAACCCAGAAAAATAAACTCAAGATTGTTATGGACACATCTCGAATCCTCTTTCCAGATCCAAATCTTGAACCTAACATACTAAACGTTAGATGCTAATGGGAAGTGAAAATAATGATCAAAGGTCAATGAACAAAggcaaaattaataaatgtatGCACGAGCGGCTTCTTGTTTCCATGTCTCCACTATACTCCCTAAAAGAATCATTTGGTTTACCTGTCAGAAACAGgactaaaatttttatttcttaatctTTCCTCAATCAAATGAGTAAAGTGGTAATATCTATTTGAATATTCAGTACTAGTCTCAGAACCTCAGTCatatccttttggtttttacAGAGCCCACCACCCAATCCCAGCcagagaaagaaggaaaaactcAAACAACCAGACAAGAATTTATTCTTCAGTAGGAACCCAGAacatagaaacaaaaaaaagaaaagaatgaacaACAAGATGTTTCAGGGCCATGATAGTCTAAATTCAAAGAAACAGGAGATAACCAACCACAGTGAGGTTGTTGAGAGGAATCAAAATGCATAAAAGAGAGTGAGTAGTGATCAGCCTTTTGCAAGAGGCAGACTGTTGCCCTGTCTCTCTCTGTACTATGTTACCTTAGGTAGCCTACCACCAATTCCCTTCAACAGCGAGAACAACAGTAATTCGCCGTGTTTTATGAGGTCCCCTTCGAGCCAAGGTACTTCCAATTGATCCATGAGTTGAATATGGATCAACCGTTTACCACTAgtcataataattataaattcatTACATGCTTTATCATCTTTGCAGATTGTACAAATACTTAataaaattgtttgtttttatgtaTACAAAATCTGACTTTATGAGACAAGAATATGATATTGTATAAACAATTTATATGAGGTGAAGATGATCTGCAACACtgaaatgttatttttacttCATGTTCATAGAAGGTTGAACATATGgatcaattatttttatgggGTTGATGCAGACAGATCTACATCAGGTGTCAAGTCACCCTGCAAATGGTGATATATTAATCCAATGTTCCAACTCTTTTTTACAGATTAGATCTTAAGAGATCAAGCAATAGTattattcattgatttcaaAATGTATATGGGGAAGGTATTGAAGCAAAATGAGATAaacatattatttatatatgaatGCACGAGTGGCAGGCTGTCATCATGTTTCCTCCAAGGTTCTCAACCTGCCATCAGAAGAGACATTGGTTAAACAGTTGATTATATTATAATGATGTACAGATCATAAGTTGTACTTGATCCTTGAATCCTACTGCTACAGACGCTTGGCATCTTATGGGTGACCTTTAGGTGGAGGTTGAGGTTCACTGGAGCAAATGGTTGTTCTACCCTGCATTTGCATCCTGGCATTTTgagaacccttttttttttttcaagtcacTGCAGGAAATGGGCTAAAAATGGTTTAAACCATTTTTAGCCTTAGACCTTGGGACTATCAACAGAATTGAAGATGGAAATAAATATGTAGATCTTtctgaaagataaaaaatgaagaagtttagaaaggtaaaataaatcaaaataaagggGAAGTGTGATGGTTTTCTTTGAAGTCAAAAAAAGGAGTTCCCTGCATTCCACTGATAACATCAAAAAGCCTTCTGTGAAATTTAAATGAGATCAACCTTTTGAGAATATATTATAAACCGTAAATTGAAAAACTTAACATTATGTTTGGATCCCAACAAAAtgatgttaaggaaaatgactttctcatatttggtttcattatgaaaaataccaaaaaaaaaaaaaaatataattaaaattagttaaaattttatatattttaaaattgtttaatctttatataatggaggaaagtaagtgaaatgagtttgaaaaagaatataaaaatcatttattgactttgaatttattttttattttccttctctttttctttcctcacacttttcctccttattttctttcccttaaattttccataaccaaacatgatttaagaGAATCATTTGCATGGAACTTCTAAATTCCCCCGTTCTGAAAAAAATTGCTGTAATTTAGACTATAGATTGTTATGCCTGGTGATCAATGAGAAACAGACTCAAGTGTGCCCTAAGTCACATGTGATAACCCATCAAGGGTGTCCATGGTGGGAGCTGCTGGAAAACTTATTTCAGTTGCAGTTTAAAATCCTTGAATAAGAGTGTTTCCATCTACCACCTTTCCAAAATGAAGGAGTCCAGAGGAGAACTCCAGAGATTCATTCAAGGTCTACTTTCTAATGCCCCTCAAATATTCAGAAGTTTTCGTCTGCATAGCCTTCCCAACTGCCAAGGGGGCAAAGAAGTGCTCTTGAAAACAAACAAGATTGAACTAAAAATAGCTCTGAGATCAAATATTTGTATAGAGGAGGGAACAATCTTTATGAAATTAAAACTGTAGATATGCAGAATCCTATTCATTTATCAAGTTCAATGAAATAACTTGAGtttattttttcccatttgTATGTGTCAAAAGACTGAATCTACAACTCTTCAGTTTCTTATATATATGCATTCCTTGTTTATGCATCAAGCATTAAGGCTTCTCAGTACTGATACCTGATATTTTTGAATGTGATATCACATtatgatattattttcaaatttgaaaaggaataagaGTAAACAAAATTGAGTACAAATGCTCAAATCTAAATGCATTTCATTGTGTAACTATGTTTTTACACTCATATACATTGCTTTTGGATTGAAAAACTGAAACCCTTTTGCAGATCCTCTAAAGTTCGGATGCCTCTGCAGGATTTGGAGGTAGAGAAGGCTGTTACATAACTCTAGTGAGAGATGATGTTGAGGAGAGAGGCTCTTGTTTTGATCAAGTGTCTAAACATGCACTCCAAACCATTGTCAAGGCTTTCGATGCTGACCTCCAAAGCCCCCAGTCCTTTATGAGTGATTTGCATCTTCTCCAAGTCTGCTCTTCCATTTGAAAGGGCGCTTACTGCAAAGTCTATATTCTCCAACTCTTTCACATTGTCATGTTTGTCTTCACAAGAAACTACCCCCTTGTGCATATATTTTGAAACCAGTGACCACTTACTTGGTTTTGACTTCAACACTGGTGTGGACAAGAACAACACAAGTGACTGGAAGATAGAAATGCTCATTGCATTAACTTCTGTGAGCACTCTGATCACTGTGGAGAGCTGGTGATCTTGATTGAAGAGTGGAGAGGCCTCAGTGTTGCTATTCATCTTCTTCATTGCTGCCAGCAACTTTTTGGAatccttcttcatcttctttcttGAACAAATGTAATTGCTGATGCTGCTTTCAACGCACAAATCTCCTTTTCTCCTCCTGAGAGCAGATTGAAGATCTCggattttttccttaaattgtGCTATAACATCCCTTACAGAGCCACAAACATCTAAAATTCTCACTGGTCCATCCAACAAGTCATTGACCCATTTCTCATGTTGATGGTGGGAGAGGGCTTGTTGGGTGGATGGCAAACCAAGAAGCTCATCCAAGCATTTGTACAACTCTTGCAGTCCAGATAGGCCATTGCAGATT contains:
- the LOC104878451 gene encoding uncharacterized protein LOC104878451, which translates into the protein MSDQLAYLLDPILPLKIQEELYKLRKWEASSTSTLGTIHNGLSGMEELYKCLDDLLSLQSTQQAISHHQHEKWVEELLDESVSLLDVCCNTRDVISQFKENVGDLQSALRRRKGDLCIESSINNYIRSRKKMNKDAKKLLAAMKKMDNKAGASPLLDQNHQLSTVIRVLRDVNAMSISIFQSLVLFLSTPVLKSKPSRWSLVSKFMQKGVVSCEEKHENVEELENIDIALSKISSDRADLETMQIAHKGLGTLEVSIEGLDNGLECMFRDLIKTRASLLNIISH
- the LOC100852909 gene encoding uncharacterized protein LOC100852909, whose translation is MANRCHVRSISLPSRSHPTTLKIQEELNKLRTLEASSTSTLETICNGLSGLQELYKCLDELLGLPSTQQALSHHQHEKWVNDLLDGPVRILDVCGSVRDVIAQFKEKIRDLQSALRRRKGDLCVESSISNYICSRKKMKKDSKKLLAAMKKMNSNTEASPLFNQDHQLSTVIRVLTEVNAMSISIFQSLVLFLSTPVLKSKPSKWSLVSKYMHKGVVSCEDKHDNVKELENIDFAVSALSNGRADLEKMQITHKGLGALEVSIESLDNGLECMFRHLIKTRASLLNIISH